A window of Pomacea canaliculata isolate SZHN2017 linkage group LG3, ASM307304v1, whole genome shotgun sequence contains these coding sequences:
- the LOC112558619 gene encoding SWI/SNF-related matrix-associated actin-dependent regulator of chromatin subfamily A member 5-like isoform X1, with the protein MSDSEQESFDDEPMEQPPYPGPSVLLKLPPKSAAVKEEENVDFEAKLQQDRSNRFNFLLQQTELFAHFMATGASAGGGGPTSPLKMKPGRPRIKKMDEKSKLVAAGECVPKLTNVFESGCSVSSHRHRRTEQEEDEELLSESRKSRNVLTRFEASPSYVKGGEMRDYQVRGLNWMISLYENGINGILADEMGLGKTLQTISLLGYMKHYRNIPSPHLVICPKSTLANWMAEFQRWVPTMRAVCLTGDAAERANFIRDVLMPGEWDVCITSYEMCIREKTVFKKFNWRYIVIDEAHRIKNEKSKLSEIVREFKSTNRLLLTGTPLQNNLHELWALLNFLLPDVFNSSDDFDGWFNTQNCLGQDNNQMVERLHGVLRPFLLRRIKADVEKKLLPKKETKIFVGLSKMQRELYTKVLMKDIDVVNGAGKSDKMRLLNILMQLRKCTNHPYLFDGLEPGPPYTTDYHLVENCGKMAILDKLLPRLKEQGSRVLIFSQMTRMLDILEDYCYWRMYEYCRLDGSTPHEDRQKSISEFNAPDSSKFIFMLSTRAGGLGINLATADIVILYDSDWNPQVDLQAMDRAHRIGQKKQVCVFRFITENTVEERIVERAEMKLRLDNVVIQQGRLVDQNTNKLGKDEVLNMIRHGASHVFASKESEITDEDIETIIVKGEQKTDELKKKLDDMGESSLRTFTMDTPDSVYQFEGEDYREKHKLGTLGGWIEPPKRERKANYAVDAYFREALRVSEPKAPKAPRPPKQPNIQDFQFYPPRLFELLDKEIYYYRKSIGYRVPKNPDLGADADRVRKEEQARIDESEPLTEEEIAEKDELLKEGFTNWTKRDFQQFIKANEKFGRDDIESIAREVEGKTPEEVMQYSTVFWDRCNELQDIERIMAQIERGEARIQRRISIKKALDAKMARYRAPFHQLRIQYGTNKGKNYTEEEDRFLVCMLHKLGFDKENVYDELRQAVRQAPQFRFDWFIKSRTAMELQRRCNTLITLIERENMELEEREKAERKKRGGPKSGTPKSGQKRKADGTPDNRGRPKKKK; encoded by the exons ATGTCAGATTCAGAACAAGAGAGCTTCGATGACGAGCCTATGGAACAGCCG CCATACCCAGGGCCATCAGTTCTTCTCAAGTTACCACCTAAATCTGCAGCTgtcaaagaggaagaaaatgtggATTTTGAAGCAAAGCTG CAACAGGATCGCAGCAATCGTTTCAACTTCCTACTGCAGCAGACAGAGTTATTTGCTCATTTTATGGCAACAGGAGCATCAGCAGGTGGTGGAGGACCCACCAGCCCACTAAAAATGAAGCCTGGAAGACCACGTATAAAAAAGATGGATGAGAAGTCTAAATTAGTGGCTGCTGGAGA ATGTGTACCAAAGCTGACAAATGTATTTGAGTCTGGGTGCTCTGTTTCCAGTCATCGGCACCGACGAACTGAGcaggaagaagatgaagaactgCTTTCAGAGAGTCGTAAATCCCGGAATGTCCTCACACGATTTGAGGCCTCCCCTTCGT ATGTGAAAGGAGGAGAGATGCGAGACTATCAGGTTCGTGGTTTGAACTGGATGATTTCACTTTATGAAAATGGTATCAATGGCATCTTGGCTGATGAGATG GGTTTAGGCAAGACGCTTCAGACTATATCTCTGCTGGGTTACATGAAGCATTACCGTAATATCCCATCTCCACACTTGGTTATTTGTCCTAAATCCACTCTTGCCAACTGGATGGCTGAATTTCAACGCTGGGTGCCCACAATGCGTGCTGTGTGTCTCACTGGTGATGCTGCAGAAAGA GCCAATTTCATTCGTGATGTTCTCATGCCTGGAGAGTGGGATGTGTGCATAACATCCTATGAAATGTGTATCAGAGAAAAAACTGTCTTCAAAAAATTCAACTGGCGCTACATTGTCATCGACGAGGCTCACCGCATCAAAAATGAGAAATCTAAG ttatcaGAAATTGTGCGTGAATTCAAGTCCACAAATCGGTTGCTGTTGACGGGGACACCACTCCAGAACAATCTGCACGAGTTATGGGCTTTGCTCAACTTTTTGTTGCCCGATGTCTTCAACTCCTCTGAT GATTTTGATGGCTGGTTCAACACCCAAAACTGTCTAGGGCAGGATAACAATCAGATGGTGGAGAGATTACATGGG GTATTGAGGCCATTTCTTTTGAGAAGAATTAAAGCAGACGTGGAAAAGAAACTTCTTcctaaaaaagaaaccaaaatttTTGTTGGACTGAGCAAAATGCAGAGAGAACT CTACACCAAGGTCCTGATGAAAGATATAGATGTAGTTAACGGTGCTGGGAAGTCTGACAAGATGCGTCTGCTGAACATCCTCATGCAGTTGCGAAAGTGCACTAATCACCCATATCTATTTGATGGTCTTGAGCCAG GTCCACCATACACAACAGATTACCATCTTGTAGAGAATTGTGGAAAGATGGCCATTCTGGACAAACTCCTACCTAGGTTAAAAGAACAAG GATCAAGAGTGTTGATATTCAGCCAGATGACCCGCATGTTGGATATACTGGAAGACTATTGCTACTGGCGAATGTATGAATATTGCAGACTGGATGGCTCAACACCCCATGAAGATCGACAG AAATCCATTTCCGAGTTTAATGCTCCTGACAGTTCCAAGTTCATCTTCATGCTTTCGACTAGAGCAGGTGGTCTAGGTATCAACCTGGCTACAGCCGACATTGTGATTTTGTATGATTCAGATTGGAACCCCCAGGTGGATCTTCAAGCCATG gacaGGGCTCATCGCATAGGACAGAAAAAGCAGGTGTGTGTCTTCCGTTTCATCACAGAAAATACTGTTGAGGAGCGCATTGTGGAGCGAGCAGAGATGAAGCTACGTCTTGACAATGTCGTCATCCAGCAAG GCCGTCTGGTGGATCAGAACACAAATAAACTAGGCAAGGATGAAGTGCTGAATATGATTCGCCATGGAGCAAGTCATGTCTTTGCTTCAAAGGAAAGCGAGATAACGGATGAAGATATTGAAACAATTATTGTAAAGGGTGAACAGAAG acgGATGAATTGAAGAAGAAACTTGATGATATGGGGGAGAGTAGCTTGCGCACTTTTACCATGGATACTCCTGATTCAGTTTACCAGTTTGAAGGAGAAGACTACCGTGAGAAGCACAAACTGGGTACGCTGGGTGGCTGGATTGAACCTCCTAAGCGAGAGCGCAAGGCCAATTACGCTGTTGATGCATATTTTAGAGAGGCGCTGCGAGTGAGTGAGCCGAAAGCTCCCAAAGCTCCTAGACCTCCTAAGCAGCCTAACATACAGGATTTTCAGTTCTACCCTCCTCGCCTGTTTGAGCTTCTTGACAAGGAGATTTATTACTATCGCAAATCTATTGGGTACAGG GTTCCCAAAAATCCAGATTTAGGAGCAGACGCCGATCGTGTCAGAAAAGAGGAACAGGCTCGCATTGATGAATCTGAGCCGttaacagaagaagaaatagcaGAGAAAGATGAACTTCTTAAGGAG GGATTTACCAATTGGACCAAGCGAGATTTTCAGCAGTTTATCAAAGCCAATGAGAAATTTGGCCGTGATGACATCGAGTCCATAGCCCgagaggttgaaggaaaaacaCCAGAGGAG GTAATGCAGTATTCCACTGTATTCTGGGACCGATGCAATGAACTTCAAGATATTGAGAGGATTATGGCACAGATTGAACGCGGTGAAGCAAGAATTCAACGACGCATCAGCATAAAAAAGGCTTTGGACGCAAAA ATGGCACGGTACAGAGCTCCCTTCCACCAGTTGCGAATCCAGTATGGGACCAACAAAGGAAAGAACTACACTGAGGAGGAGGATAGGTTCCTAGTTTGCATGCTGCACAAATTAGGCTTTGATAAGGAGAATGTATATGATGAATTGCGGCAGGCTGTCCGGCAGGCACCACAGTTCCGGTTTGACTGGTTTATCAAGTCCCGAACTGCAATG GAGCTTCAGCGACGCTGTAATACTCTTATAACACTTATTGAGCGGGAGAACATGGAACTAGAGGAACGTGAAAAGGCTGAGCGCAAGAAGCGTGGTGGGCCCAAGTCCGGGACGCCTAAG aGTGGTCAGAAGCGAAAGGCGGATGGTACGCCTGACAACCGTGGTCGGccgaagaagaaaaagtga
- the LOC112558619 gene encoding SWI/SNF-related matrix-associated actin-dependent regulator of chromatin subfamily A member 5-like isoform X2, translating to MSDSEQESFDDEPMEQPPYPGPSVLLKLPPKSAAVKEEENVDFEAKLQQDRSNRFNFLLQQTELFAHFMATGASAGGGGPTSPLKMKPGRPRIKKMDEKSKLVAAGDHRHRRTEQEEDEELLSESRKSRNVLTRFEASPSYVKGGEMRDYQVRGLNWMISLYENGINGILADEMGLGKTLQTISLLGYMKHYRNIPSPHLVICPKSTLANWMAEFQRWVPTMRAVCLTGDAAERANFIRDVLMPGEWDVCITSYEMCIREKTVFKKFNWRYIVIDEAHRIKNEKSKLSEIVREFKSTNRLLLTGTPLQNNLHELWALLNFLLPDVFNSSDDFDGWFNTQNCLGQDNNQMVERLHGVLRPFLLRRIKADVEKKLLPKKETKIFVGLSKMQRELYTKVLMKDIDVVNGAGKSDKMRLLNILMQLRKCTNHPYLFDGLEPGPPYTTDYHLVENCGKMAILDKLLPRLKEQGSRVLIFSQMTRMLDILEDYCYWRMYEYCRLDGSTPHEDRQKSISEFNAPDSSKFIFMLSTRAGGLGINLATADIVILYDSDWNPQVDLQAMDRAHRIGQKKQVCVFRFITENTVEERIVERAEMKLRLDNVVIQQGRLVDQNTNKLGKDEVLNMIRHGASHVFASKESEITDEDIETIIVKGEQKTDELKKKLDDMGESSLRTFTMDTPDSVYQFEGEDYREKHKLGTLGGWIEPPKRERKANYAVDAYFREALRVSEPKAPKAPRPPKQPNIQDFQFYPPRLFELLDKEIYYYRKSIGYRVPKNPDLGADADRVRKEEQARIDESEPLTEEEIAEKDELLKEGFTNWTKRDFQQFIKANEKFGRDDIESIAREVEGKTPEEVMQYSTVFWDRCNELQDIERIMAQIERGEARIQRRISIKKALDAKMARYRAPFHQLRIQYGTNKGKNYTEEEDRFLVCMLHKLGFDKENVYDELRQAVRQAPQFRFDWFIKSRTAMELQRRCNTLITLIERENMELEEREKAERKKRGGPKSGTPKSGQKRKADGTPDNRGRPKKKK from the exons ATGTCAGATTCAGAACAAGAGAGCTTCGATGACGAGCCTATGGAACAGCCG CCATACCCAGGGCCATCAGTTCTTCTCAAGTTACCACCTAAATCTGCAGCTgtcaaagaggaagaaaatgtggATTTTGAAGCAAAGCTG CAACAGGATCGCAGCAATCGTTTCAACTTCCTACTGCAGCAGACAGAGTTATTTGCTCATTTTATGGCAACAGGAGCATCAGCAGGTGGTGGAGGACCCACCAGCCCACTAAAAATGAAGCCTGGAAGACCACGTATAAAAAAGATGGATGAGAAGTCTAAATTAGTGGCTGCTGGAGA TCATCGGCACCGACGAACTGAGcaggaagaagatgaagaactgCTTTCAGAGAGTCGTAAATCCCGGAATGTCCTCACACGATTTGAGGCCTCCCCTTCGT ATGTGAAAGGAGGAGAGATGCGAGACTATCAGGTTCGTGGTTTGAACTGGATGATTTCACTTTATGAAAATGGTATCAATGGCATCTTGGCTGATGAGATG GGTTTAGGCAAGACGCTTCAGACTATATCTCTGCTGGGTTACATGAAGCATTACCGTAATATCCCATCTCCACACTTGGTTATTTGTCCTAAATCCACTCTTGCCAACTGGATGGCTGAATTTCAACGCTGGGTGCCCACAATGCGTGCTGTGTGTCTCACTGGTGATGCTGCAGAAAGA GCCAATTTCATTCGTGATGTTCTCATGCCTGGAGAGTGGGATGTGTGCATAACATCCTATGAAATGTGTATCAGAGAAAAAACTGTCTTCAAAAAATTCAACTGGCGCTACATTGTCATCGACGAGGCTCACCGCATCAAAAATGAGAAATCTAAG ttatcaGAAATTGTGCGTGAATTCAAGTCCACAAATCGGTTGCTGTTGACGGGGACACCACTCCAGAACAATCTGCACGAGTTATGGGCTTTGCTCAACTTTTTGTTGCCCGATGTCTTCAACTCCTCTGAT GATTTTGATGGCTGGTTCAACACCCAAAACTGTCTAGGGCAGGATAACAATCAGATGGTGGAGAGATTACATGGG GTATTGAGGCCATTTCTTTTGAGAAGAATTAAAGCAGACGTGGAAAAGAAACTTCTTcctaaaaaagaaaccaaaatttTTGTTGGACTGAGCAAAATGCAGAGAGAACT CTACACCAAGGTCCTGATGAAAGATATAGATGTAGTTAACGGTGCTGGGAAGTCTGACAAGATGCGTCTGCTGAACATCCTCATGCAGTTGCGAAAGTGCACTAATCACCCATATCTATTTGATGGTCTTGAGCCAG GTCCACCATACACAACAGATTACCATCTTGTAGAGAATTGTGGAAAGATGGCCATTCTGGACAAACTCCTACCTAGGTTAAAAGAACAAG GATCAAGAGTGTTGATATTCAGCCAGATGACCCGCATGTTGGATATACTGGAAGACTATTGCTACTGGCGAATGTATGAATATTGCAGACTGGATGGCTCAACACCCCATGAAGATCGACAG AAATCCATTTCCGAGTTTAATGCTCCTGACAGTTCCAAGTTCATCTTCATGCTTTCGACTAGAGCAGGTGGTCTAGGTATCAACCTGGCTACAGCCGACATTGTGATTTTGTATGATTCAGATTGGAACCCCCAGGTGGATCTTCAAGCCATG gacaGGGCTCATCGCATAGGACAGAAAAAGCAGGTGTGTGTCTTCCGTTTCATCACAGAAAATACTGTTGAGGAGCGCATTGTGGAGCGAGCAGAGATGAAGCTACGTCTTGACAATGTCGTCATCCAGCAAG GCCGTCTGGTGGATCAGAACACAAATAAACTAGGCAAGGATGAAGTGCTGAATATGATTCGCCATGGAGCAAGTCATGTCTTTGCTTCAAAGGAAAGCGAGATAACGGATGAAGATATTGAAACAATTATTGTAAAGGGTGAACAGAAG acgGATGAATTGAAGAAGAAACTTGATGATATGGGGGAGAGTAGCTTGCGCACTTTTACCATGGATACTCCTGATTCAGTTTACCAGTTTGAAGGAGAAGACTACCGTGAGAAGCACAAACTGGGTACGCTGGGTGGCTGGATTGAACCTCCTAAGCGAGAGCGCAAGGCCAATTACGCTGTTGATGCATATTTTAGAGAGGCGCTGCGAGTGAGTGAGCCGAAAGCTCCCAAAGCTCCTAGACCTCCTAAGCAGCCTAACATACAGGATTTTCAGTTCTACCCTCCTCGCCTGTTTGAGCTTCTTGACAAGGAGATTTATTACTATCGCAAATCTATTGGGTACAGG GTTCCCAAAAATCCAGATTTAGGAGCAGACGCCGATCGTGTCAGAAAAGAGGAACAGGCTCGCATTGATGAATCTGAGCCGttaacagaagaagaaatagcaGAGAAAGATGAACTTCTTAAGGAG GGATTTACCAATTGGACCAAGCGAGATTTTCAGCAGTTTATCAAAGCCAATGAGAAATTTGGCCGTGATGACATCGAGTCCATAGCCCgagaggttgaaggaaaaacaCCAGAGGAG GTAATGCAGTATTCCACTGTATTCTGGGACCGATGCAATGAACTTCAAGATATTGAGAGGATTATGGCACAGATTGAACGCGGTGAAGCAAGAATTCAACGACGCATCAGCATAAAAAAGGCTTTGGACGCAAAA ATGGCACGGTACAGAGCTCCCTTCCACCAGTTGCGAATCCAGTATGGGACCAACAAAGGAAAGAACTACACTGAGGAGGAGGATAGGTTCCTAGTTTGCATGCTGCACAAATTAGGCTTTGATAAGGAGAATGTATATGATGAATTGCGGCAGGCTGTCCGGCAGGCACCACAGTTCCGGTTTGACTGGTTTATCAAGTCCCGAACTGCAATG GAGCTTCAGCGACGCTGTAATACTCTTATAACACTTATTGAGCGGGAGAACATGGAACTAGAGGAACGTGAAAAGGCTGAGCGCAAGAAGCGTGGTGGGCCCAAGTCCGGGACGCCTAAG aGTGGTCAGAAGCGAAAGGCGGATGGTACGCCTGACAACCGTGGTCGGccgaagaagaaaaagtga
- the LOC112558620 gene encoding uncharacterized protein LOC112558620 — MSEFWQQLSLASIGLWMLFFSLGMSAPRARNSGRQSDNSTSSDFHGTDWACPDNASQTFDPFAKTLTVYQHSYFGQNDSNLLSGTLFSPVFSSHKAVYRKQEIVQRLHGLIKDLAWHLSAAGGRQFRTDWQPSTDELRDLGGAEVLLVSTIEEMASFSVSRSGRVQPDDQVTRFAAYLLGDVHPASNDSHAAPRDTTAAADHSRPNILASRLTSDRRRRSDLRPSSRNECVGLRGSLNCTRLATALSTLHASFVTFSERAGKGQFGNVLTAISSTVTGFPSERWAVEAFATYLTLLQVGGYAALHFALHVQNRTEEARQVTCVKNTRFQRQHAIFVSALQNASEVSKVSHIRREYEPYSVWQLGAGVEQGRVDNSQISVLTGCQLYTTIASRLSLRCSFSKTHKRADPALWAFEAGPANWTAVPEGNSSQKISKKRRVTRINSQWREVTHKGEALCGLGLEVKDKVLGLSIKVCNMQQKHVGPFHKWRQVPKANCTETLKKKWVEVDTRPEVTDLPGWVTGVRLYRNSRGRLALEMKRRFQLSETAAV; from the exons ATGTCCGAATTCTGGCAGCAGCTGTCACTGGCTAGCATCGGTCTTTGGATGCTGTTCTTCTCCCTTGGCATGTCGGCCCCGAGGGCACGCAACTCTGGTCGCCAAAGCGACAACTCGACTTCGTCAGATTTCCACGGCACAGACTGGGCTTGCCCAGATAATGCCTCGCAAACCTTCGATCCCTTCGCCAAGACTCTGACGGTGTACCAGCACAGCTACTTCGGTCAAAATGATTCCAATCTTCTCAGTGGAACGCTGTTTTCTCCCGTCTTCAGCAGCCACAAGGCAGTATACCGGAAGCAGGAGATCGTCCAGCGCCTGCACGGATTGATCAAGGACCTCGCTTGGCACCTCTCGGCAGCCGGGGGCAGACAATTCCGCACGGACTGGCAGCCCTCGACGGACGAGTTGAGGGACCTGGGAGGCGCGGAGGTGCTGCTGGTCTCCACCATCGAGGAAATGGCATCCTTCAGCGTCAGCAGGTCCGGCCGTGTGCAGCCAGACGACCAGGTAACAAGGTTTGCCGCTTACCTGTTAGGAGACGTGCATCCAGCATCCAACGATTCTCATGCTGCCCCAAGGgatactactgctgctgctgaccaCTCACGTCCGAACATTCTGGCAAGCCGACTTACGAGTGACCGCAGGCGACGTAGTGACCTTCGACCTTCTTCCCGCAACGAGTGTGTCGGCCTCCGCGGCAGTCTCAACTGCACGCGGCTGGCAACTGCCCTTTCAACTCTGCACGCAAGTTTCGTGACCTTTTCTGAACGTGCGGGCAAAGGTCAATTTGGCAACGTGCTGACGGCCATCAGCAGCACTGTTAC AGGGTTTCCGAGCGAGAGGTGGGCAGTGGAGGCGTTCGCCACTTACCTGACGCTCCTGCAGGTGGGGGGCTACGCTGCTTTGCACTTTGCGCTGCACGTGCAGAACAGAACAGAGGAGGCGCGACAAGTCACGTGTGTCAAAAACACGCGCTTCCAGCGACAGCACGCCATCTTTGTCTCCGCGCTTCAAAACGCTTCTGAG GTGTCCAAAGTCAGCCACATCAGGCGGGAGTACGAGCCGTACAGCGTGTGGCAGCTCGGGGCGGGGGTGGAACAGGGTCGCGTGGACAACTCCCAGATCTCAGTGCTGACGGGATGCCAGCTGTATACTACCATCGCCTCGCGCTTGTCCTTGCGCTGCTCCTTCTCCAAAACTCACAAGCGTGCCGACCCTGCCCTCTGGGCCTTTGAGGCAGGCCCCGCGAACTGGACAGCAGTCCCCGAGGGCAACAGCAGCCAGAAAATCAGCAAAAAGCGCCGCGTTACTCGCATCAACTCCCAGTGGCGGGAGGTAACGCACAAAGGGGAGGCACTGTGCGGGTTGGGCTTGGAGGTGAAAGACAAGGTGCTGGGTCTGAGTATCAAGGTGTGTAACATGCAACAAAAACATGTCGGTCCTTTCCACAAATGGAGACAAGTTCCCAAAGCCAACTGCACCGagacactgaaaaaaaagtgggtGGAGGTGGACACCAGACCCGAAGTGACGGACCTACCTGGGTGGGTCACCGGGGTGCGGTTGTACCGCAACTCAAGGGGGAGGCTGGCTCTGGAGATGAAGAGACGGTTTCAGTTGTCAGAAACAGCAGCCGTCTAg